A single genomic interval of Lathyrus oleraceus cultivar Zhongwan6 chromosome 7, CAAS_Psat_ZW6_1.0, whole genome shotgun sequence harbors:
- the LOC127108067 gene encoding protein DMP4, producing the protein MDVKAPHLSDEQKLPLLHNMDIVEPQKTLIHRAINQTCKSTAHLSNLLPTGTVLSFQILSPIFTNQGKCDDNPVTKLITLSLLSLCAASCFLLCFTDSFRDNKGNISYGFATCKGLWIIDGSATLPPELDAKYQLRFIDFMHAVMSILVFSAVALFDQNVVKCFFPSPSHEMRQILTALPVGIGVFCSMMFVAFPTRRHGIGFPLSTN; encoded by the coding sequence ATGGATGTTAAAGCACCACACCTCAGCGATGAACAAAAGCTACCACTTCTTCACAACATGGACATTGTAGAACCGCAAAAGACCCTTATTCATAGAGCCATAAATCAAACATGTAAAAGCACAGCTCATTTATCCAACCTTTTACCAACAGGCACTGTCCTTTCATTCCAAATCCTATCACCAATATTCACAAACCAAGGTAAATGTGATGATAACCCAGTTACAAAGTTAATCACTTTATCACTTTTATCCCTCTGTGCCGCCTCATGTTTCCTACTATGCTTCACCGATAGCTTTCGCGACAACAAAGGAAACATATCTTACGGATTTGCCACATGCAAAGGCTTGTGGATCATTGATGGATCAGCAACACTTCCTCCTGAACTTGATGCGAAATATCAACTAAGGTTCATTGATTTCATGCATGCAGTTATGTCAATCTTGGTTTTTTCAGCTGTTGCGTTGTTTGATCAGAATGTGGTTAAGTGTTTCTTTCCATCACCTTCACATGAGATGCGGCAAATCCTTACTGCATTGCCTGTCGGAATCGGTGTTTTCTGTAGCATGATGTTTGTTGCATTTCCTACACGTAGACATGGAATTGGTTTCCCACTTTCAACAAATTAA